The region CTTCTCCTTCCTCACGCTCTTCATCGCTCTCCTTATCCCAGTCCTTCATGGATGTGCCCATCATGAAATCATCCCTCAACACGCTCCAGGACGGATTCTCTCCTTTCACTTCTACAGGCTGCTAAAATCAGTCAAGAGAAGGGACAAGAATCAGTCTCAGAAACCACACGCTGGGATCATAGgcctatatttttacattaatcaaTTCAATAAGAGCCGTATGTACACACTGCCACCATGTGGACACAGTGAGTGAAATTAAGAAACGTAAAAGAACAATGCATTTCTTCAACATAAAGCCTACATCTTACATCAGCTGAATCTTAATATTAAATAGCAATGTTTAATAGCAGGTACAATATCTCTAATAGCAAATGCCAAGAACAACAGTGATTAAGGACATGATTTCTGATGATCTTTGAGgcattttaataaatcatttgattaacaatgctgttattttaaaattaacacaATTTTACTCCTGTTATGCGTTGGAAAGAATAATCCACAGCACAAAAAAGGTCATAATTACAAAGACAAACAAACCTTTTAAATCATGCACACAGAGCTCAGCATTATTTAgaaactattataatatttttaattcagtttaagttttagttattttattatgcgctttcatgatttttattagttttagatctttttttttactatttaatataaatttatgttttattttgatacTTCGGCTTAAAAATGTTCAGTTAGTTGTcaaggcagcatttctaatttaaaatttctcattttgcatttacattttaattcaattagCAAAATAATGAGTTATAATAGTTAATAACACTGGTAAATAGAGACTTCATGTGTACTTAAAGCATGAAGGCTGTGCCATGTGACGAGGAAAGACAGTAAGTGTATGGGAAAGAAAAGTAATCTGACCACTTTCTCTTTTTTGACGGCCGGTTTGTGAGCCACGTCCGCTCCTCTCAAGACATCGATGAAGTCCTTCTTAGTCACGGAGGACAGAATTCtagatttctttctctctgaacCCCCAACTTCCTTTATCCTGTCATCCACGTTCTTCTGATGCTTCTTCACAGCGTTGAACAACTGCACCACACCTCTACAGACATCACACAACACATCATTATACATCATTAACTGAGAAATGCAGCTCATGAATTGCTTGTCTATCTATACGGAGCAAAAGTGGACCGAATGAGGTCTCACCTGGTTGCAATTTTCTGTAGGTTCCTCTCGTGCTCTCGGTCTCGAACCACATCAGGCTTCTCTCGACACATATTCTCCCATGCTCGTTTCTTATCGAGCTGTCAATTAATAACAAACCCATGTCAATGCATATAGGGGTCGGTCATTCAATGCCTCTTCACAAAAatgcattgaagaaaaaaaaaaaggttgtttgtAATGTTCTCCCTTTTTCAAATGTTTAGAAGGTCATCAGGTTGCCGTCATTCACAAATGAACATGTAGGGCATCAAGTAACATGTACATATGCTCCAAGACAAATATATATTCATAGTACCATAATGACTAACAACTCTGCATACAtgcttgtcttatttttgttgaCTACATTAATCATTTTGCTAAATTAgtcccaattttttttctttttcttgcaattcatTCCAGCACTTAGAAgcttaatattaaacatttgaaaactTTATAACATAATAAAAGAAGCTGTTTAAAGTTATATTGAATTCTATGAGATCTGGAATAGCTCAGCTGATGCAGCACCCGTTTCTTTTTCTCCAGCCGCTCTTTCTTCTCCTTCTCTTTGATCTTGTCCAGCTCTTTGTTCTTCTGGAGGATGATGGGTTTGCTGTCTGGGGTTTTCTTGCCCAGGATTTTGGCCATGGCTTCGGCCCAGCCGGTGTTGGGATTTTCCGCAGCGTCTCCATTCTGTTCTTCCTCGCTCTTTCCATCCTCATCACCGCTGTCTTCTACATCAGATTCCtcctgctcactctctccatcatTACTGACGCTGTCATCAGAAACCCCAAACGCTTCTGATCatccatatcacacacacacaaaaaatatatttcatcacATGGCATCACAATTTATGTTCTTTTCAAGCAT is a window of Carassius auratus strain Wakin chromosome 16, ASM336829v1, whole genome shotgun sequence DNA encoding:
- the rrp15 gene encoding RRP15-like protein isoform X1, which codes for MATLTKKPHVVVEEGNEAFGVSDDSVSNDGESEQEESDVEDSGDEDGKSEEEQNGDAAENPNTGWAEAMAKILGKKTPDSKPIILQKNKELDKIKEKEKKERLEKKKRLDKKRAWENMCREKPDVVRDREHERNLQKIATRGVVQLFNAVKKHQKNVDDRIKEVGGSERKKSRILSSVTKKDFIDVLRGADVAHKPAVKKEKVQPVEVKGENPSWSVLRDDFMMGTSMKDWDKESDEEREEGEDSLEPAEEYSSESD
- the rrp15 gene encoding RRP15-like protein isoform X2, producing the protein MATLTKKPHVVVEEGNEAFGVSDDSVSNDGESEQEESDVEDSGDEDGKSEEEQNGDAAENPNTGWAEAMAKILGKKTPDSKPIILQKNKELDKIKEKEKKERLEKKKRLDKKRAWENMCREKPDVVRDREHERNLQKIATRGVVQLFNAVKKHQKNVDDRIKEVGGSERKKSRILSSVTKKDFIDVLRGADVAHKPAVKKEKVPVEVKGENPSWSVLRDDFMMGTSMKDWDKESDEEREEGEDSLEPAEEYSSESD